The following proteins are encoded in a genomic region of Bacillus sp. FJAT-22090:
- a CDS encoding YjcZ family sporulation protein, translating into MGGQYNGGYNSGSGFALIVVLFILLIIVGAAFIY; encoded by the coding sequence ATGGGAGGACAATATAATGGTGGTTACAACAGTGGCTCTGGCTTTGCTTTGATTGTTGTGTTATTTATTCTTTTAATCATTGTAGGCGCAGCGTTCATCTACTAA
- a CDS encoding DUF3267 domain-containing protein, translating to MHCWKTINVKKQYGLDRLFLLSSLLVITVFSVAYVLLGIINDSTKSDDYFWVFLLTFLSIYPIHKLLHYIPLFRYREKVKFLIIKQYGFLPIVNLRVIEPINKNRFIFSLLAPFIFLNLSLVIAALLVPMFAHYFTMLLAYHCGICLIDLIYVKNLSKSPKTALIEETDAGYEILVAPAQP from the coding sequence TTGCATTGCTGGAAAACAATTAATGTGAAAAAACAATACGGCTTAGATCGACTTTTTCTTTTATCTTCTTTGCTCGTTATAACTGTTTTTTCTGTCGCATATGTTTTGTTAGGAATTATTAACGATTCCACCAAATCCGATGATTACTTTTGGGTATTCTTACTTACATTTTTAAGTATCTATCCAATTCATAAACTTTTACACTATATTCCTCTTTTTCGTTATAGAGAAAAAGTAAAATTTTTAATTATTAAGCAATATGGCTTTTTGCCAATCGTTAATTTGCGTGTGATTGAACCAATTAATAAGAATCGATTTATTTTTTCATTGTTAGCACCGTTTATATTTCTTAATCTATCCTTAGTCATCGCTGCTTTATTAGTTCCTATGTTTGCTCATTATTTTACTATGTTATTAGCTTATCACTGTGGAATTTGTTTAATAGATTTAATTTATGTAAAAAATTTAAGTAAGTCACCTAAAACAGCACTTATTGAAGAAACAGATGCTGGTTATGAGATATTAGTGGCTCCAGCCCAACCTTAA
- a CDS encoding HTH-type transcriptional regulator Hpr: MTEQFYTMKEAMLYSQRIAQLSKALWKAVEKDWQIWIKPYDLNINEHHILWISYHLEGATISDVAKFGVMHVSTAFNFSKKLEERGLLSFSKRDTDKRNTYVDVTPKGKTLLEEMYHNYHDTPHSVIEGSLPMKELYGKFPEFMDVMAVIRNIYGDDFMEIFERSIKNIDETFTNNVIASRDESAI; the protein is encoded by the coding sequence ATGACAGAACAGTTTTATACGATGAAAGAAGCAATGCTTTATAGTCAACGAATTGCTCAGCTTTCCAAAGCACTTTGGAAAGCTGTAGAAAAAGATTGGCAAATATGGATAAAACCCTATGACTTAAATATTAATGAACATCATATTCTATGGATATCGTATCATTTAGAAGGAGCGACTATTTCGGACGTAGCAAAATTTGGAGTTATGCATGTTTCTACCGCTTTTAACTTCTCAAAAAAACTAGAAGAACGAGGACTTCTTTCCTTTTCTAAGAGAGATACAGACAAACGAAACACATATGTAGATGTGACTCCAAAAGGAAAAACATTATTAGAAGAAATGTATCACAATTATCATGATACACCCCACTCTGTAATCGAAGGTTCTTTACCGATGAAGGAGCTGTATGGTAAATTCCCTGAATTTATGGATGTGATGGCTGTCATTCGTAATATATATGGTGATGACTTTATGGAAATATTCGAGCGTTCTATTAAAAATATTGATGAAACATTCACAAACAATGTAATTGCATCAAGGGATGAAAGCGCTATATAA
- a CDS encoding YtxH domain-containing protein: MKVSQFLIGIATGAIAGSVSVLLSTPQSGSQLRSSIKTTSLDYKDKLAEVKIKLQDLKSSISRLSKESKKVVPETIQGLKKDITEWKRETTPLQHQLQAEISSIQQAIEELERTLPKPKEKVVN, from the coding sequence ATGAAAGTTTCACAATTTTTAATAGGAATTGCTACTGGTGCAATCGCAGGTTCGGTTTCCGTGCTTCTTTCGACTCCACAATCAGGTAGTCAGCTTCGATCTTCCATTAAAACAACTTCACTGGATTATAAGGACAAGCTTGCGGAAGTTAAAATAAAATTACAAGATTTAAAAAGTTCAATAAGCCGGTTAAGTAAAGAGTCAAAGAAAGTAGTGCCTGAAACAATCCAGGGGCTTAAAAAGGATATCACTGAATGGAAGCGCGAAACCACTCCACTTCAGCATCAACTCCAAGCAGAAATTAGTTCCATCCAACAAGCAATTGAAGAATTAGAAAGAACACTTCCAAAACCGAAAGAGAAGGTAGTAAATTAA
- a CDS encoding tryptophan transporter yields MNTKNLVLMSLLVGVGAVLYIVIPGFNGGMKPDFMLTMMFISILLFPEVKSVFLLGITTGIISGLFSTFPGGFIPNVIDKSVTAFVFFGLVLLINKYAKKLPVAIVLTCIGTLISGVVFLSSAIFLIGADVPFMGLLVAVVLPAVAINAVAFFIIYPIIGKLIKRSKFETALTA; encoded by the coding sequence TTGAATACAAAAAATTTAGTATTAATGTCCCTATTAGTAGGTGTAGGTGCAGTTCTTTATATTGTTATCCCAGGATTTAATGGTGGGATGAAACCAGATTTCATGTTAACAATGATGTTTATCAGTATATTATTATTTCCAGAGGTTAAAAGCGTTTTCTTACTTGGAATTACTACTGGAATCATTTCGGGATTGTTTTCTACATTCCCAGGAGGATTTATTCCAAACGTGATTGATAAAAGCGTAACAGCGTTTGTTTTCTTCGGTTTAGTACTATTAATCAATAAATACGCAAAAAAGTTACCTGTTGCTATAGTGCTAACATGTATCGGCACATTAATATCTGGCGTAGTTTTCTTATCAAGTGCGATTTTCCTAATTGGAGCAGATGTACCATTTATGGGCTTATTAGTAGCAGTTGTACTCCCTGCAGTGGCTATAAATGCGGTTGCATTCTTCATTATTTATCCGATAATTGGAAAGTTAATAAAACGCTCAAAATTTGAAACTGCCTTAACAGCTTAA
- a CDS encoding HIT family protein — MSECIFCKIIDGSIPSAKIYEDEHVYAFMDIMPLTKGHALVIPKNHKENVYDLSEEEASNLFKVVPKIASALKDAYGPVGMNLLNNNGAPAGQSVFHFHLHFIPRYDQTDGFRATWNTKEKTYSPEIIQDFAKEVYEKLNN; from the coding sequence ATGAGTGAATGTATTTTTTGCAAAATAATTGATGGTTCTATTCCTAGCGCAAAAATTTATGAAGATGAGCATGTTTACGCCTTTATGGATATTATGCCTCTGACAAAAGGCCATGCACTTGTAATACCAAAAAACCATAAAGAAAATGTGTATGATTTATCAGAAGAAGAAGCAAGTAATCTATTTAAAGTAGTTCCTAAAATCGCTTCTGCTTTAAAAGATGCATATGGCCCAGTAGGAATGAACCTATTAAACAATAACGGTGCGCCTGCAGGACAAAGTGTATTTCATTTCCATTTACACTTCATTCCTAGATACGACCAAACAGACGGGTTCCGTGCAACATGGAATACAAAAGAAAAAACATATTCACCTGAAATTATCCAAGATTTTGCAAAAGAGGTATATGAAAAGCTAAACAATTAG
- a CDS encoding ABC transporter ATP-binding protein: MTVLEVNNVTGGYTRKPVLHDLTFSIGKGELVGLIGLNGAGKSTTIKHIIGTMNAAQGEIRLNGKTMKEDPEIYRSSFSYIPETPVLYDELTLMEHLQLTAMAYNLEPSVFEARKESLLKEFRMEKRLNWFPSHFSKGMRQKVMIMCAFLVSPSLYIIDEPFVGLDPLGIQSLLDQMKARKDEGASVLMSTHILSTAERYCDRILLLHNGKIRAQGTMDDLRAVFNMPYATLDDLYIEMTKEQNDEKLA; the protein is encoded by the coding sequence ATGACAGTATTAGAAGTAAATAATGTGACAGGCGGCTATACAAGGAAGCCGGTTTTACATGATCTAACTTTTTCGATTGGTAAAGGAGAATTAGTTGGATTAATTGGATTAAATGGAGCAGGGAAGAGTACAACTATTAAGCATATCATTGGAACAATGAACGCTGCACAAGGTGAGATTCGATTAAACGGAAAAACGATGAAAGAAGACCCAGAAATATACCGTTCTTCTTTTTCTTATATTCCAGAAACACCTGTGCTATACGATGAACTAACATTAATGGAGCATTTGCAATTGACAGCTATGGCTTACAACTTAGAACCATCTGTATTTGAGGCACGAAAGGAATCTTTGTTAAAAGAGTTTCGTATGGAAAAAAGGCTTAACTGGTTTCCTTCCCATTTCTCAAAAGGAATGCGTCAAAAAGTTATGATAATGTGTGCTTTTTTAGTGAGTCCATCATTATATATTATCGATGAACCATTTGTGGGACTAGACCCATTAGGAATACAATCACTCCTAGATCAAATGAAAGCAAGAAAAGATGAGGGAGCATCCGTACTTATGTCGACGCATATATTATCTACTGCAGAAAGATATTGTGATCGAATTTTACTTTTACACAACGGGAAAATTAGAGCACAGGGGACAATGGATGATTTGCGGGCTGTTTTTAATATGCCATATGCGACATTAGATGATTTATATATCGAAATGACGAAGGAACAAAACGATGAAAAACTTGCGTGA
- a CDS encoding ABC transporter permease — MKNLREVWNKRFVFYINELQKYLKFIATGHIAVVFVFAIGAAGYAYSEWLKTAPTDFPAFLLVAFVLSLFLVISPPVTLMKHADGVYFLPLETKLPDYLKLALRWTYFSSVFVSIAVYVVSIPLLTKIGGLSKNEIFFLFLILLVLKNWSIQVEFNYRWASNGKYVWIDRFVRFLLIFSVFYFLMSGYYIVSIGAVVIGVIYLIVWQKKKKEIAYPFDHFIEVEQSRMMRFYRFANMFTDVPHIRGKKKRRKWLDGFYKLAPFAQKNAQLYLVLRTFIRTDDYFYLWVRLTFLSVVGAIFIPFPIVAIIFTGALAFASVIQLKHALLSGHEFRMDLLFPIDSNARKIAVNKLLRIIQFVQALFVLLAILIFSEYTNLMLLVPLAIYVVSEITLRMSKQ, encoded by the coding sequence ATGAAAAACTTGCGTGAAGTATGGAATAAACGGTTTGTTTTTTATATAAATGAGTTGCAGAAATACTTAAAGTTTATAGCAACTGGTCATATTGCGGTTGTCTTTGTTTTTGCAATTGGAGCAGCAGGATATGCCTATAGTGAATGGTTAAAAACAGCCCCAACCGATTTCCCGGCTTTTTTACTCGTAGCTTTTGTATTGAGTTTGTTTTTAGTGATAAGTCCCCCTGTCACATTAATGAAACATGCCGATGGAGTTTATTTTCTTCCTTTGGAGACAAAACTACCCGATTATTTAAAGCTTGCTTTAAGATGGACATACTTTTCAAGTGTCTTTGTTTCTATCGCAGTTTATGTTGTTTCAATTCCTTTGTTAACTAAAATAGGCGGTTTATCTAAAAATGAGATTTTCTTTTTATTTTTAATTTTACTTGTACTAAAAAACTGGAGCATTCAAGTGGAATTTAATTACCGATGGGCTTCAAATGGTAAGTACGTTTGGATAGATCGTTTTGTAAGATTTCTTTTAATATTCTCCGTATTTTACTTTCTCATGAGTGGTTATTATATAGTTTCTATTGGAGCAGTTGTAATTGGGGTGATATACCTCATAGTTTGGCAAAAGAAAAAGAAAGAGATTGCATATCCATTTGATCATTTTATAGAAGTGGAACAATCCCGAATGATGCGTTTTTATCGATTTGCCAATATGTTTACTGATGTCCCACATATTAGAGGTAAAAAGAAAAGAAGAAAATGGCTGGATGGCTTTTATAAACTTGCACCATTTGCACAAAAAAATGCTCAGTTATATCTAGTGTTACGTACGTTTATTCGAACAGATGATTATTTTTATTTATGGGTTCGATTGACCTTTTTATCTGTAGTAGGCGCTATTTTTATTCCTTTCCCAATCGTTGCGATTATTTTCACAGGTGCTTTAGCATTTGCCTCGGTAATTCAGCTAAAACATGCCCTTCTTTCAGGACATGAATTTCGAATGGATTTACTATTTCCAATAGATTCGAATGCTAGAAAAATAGCTGTAAATAAGTTGCTTCGCATTATACAATTTGTACAGGCATTATTTGTCTTGTTAGCGATCTTAATTTTTTCAGAATACACTAACCTCATGCTTTTAGTGCCACTTGCTATATATGTAGTCTCTGAAATAACCCTTCGAATGAGTAAGCAATAA
- a CDS encoding DUF695 domain-containing protein, with the protein MSEHWDIYFGYIDEKIASFVLDMDVWQEIDTEEYSQAIAVRLKIKEPNEEGFPIGSEAEKINEMEDSLNEFVSLKNIINIGRITTDGIRDIIFYSNQEEKNYLTEAVDQFIKPTGYEFEIFNIEEDENWEFYFDFLYPNQYQQQHMGNRKVVDSLEESGDALEVPRKVEHWLYFENIKTLKRFIKAIKKEGFSIEEESTEMSEEGKYSLSISRIDSVDFTSINEVTDLLVEVSEKYKGEYDGWETFVINK; encoded by the coding sequence ATGTCAGAACATTGGGATATATACTTTGGCTATATTGATGAGAAAATAGCTTCATTTGTTTTAGATATGGATGTATGGCAAGAAATAGACACGGAAGAATATAGTCAGGCTATCGCCGTCAGACTAAAAATAAAAGAGCCGAATGAAGAAGGATTTCCGATTGGATCCGAGGCTGAGAAAATAAATGAAATGGAAGATTCTTTGAATGAATTTGTAAGTCTTAAAAACATTATTAACATTGGTAGAATTACAACAGACGGGATAAGAGATATTATTTTCTATTCCAATCAAGAAGAAAAAAACTATTTAACAGAGGCTGTTGATCAATTTATTAAACCAACTGGATATGAATTTGAAATTTTTAATATAGAAGAGGATGAAAATTGGGAATTTTATTTTGACTTTTTATACCCTAATCAATATCAACAACAACATATGGGTAACCGCAAAGTAGTTGATTCCTTAGAAGAATCTGGGGATGCATTGGAAGTACCTCGTAAAGTTGAACATTGGCTATACTTTGAAAACATTAAAACACTAAAACGTTTTATTAAGGCTATTAAAAAAGAAGGTTTTTCCATAGAGGAAGAATCGACAGAAATGAGTGAAGAAGGAAAATACTCGCTTTCTATTTCTAGAATTGATTCTGTTGATTTTACTTCAATAAATGAAGTAACAGACCTTTTAGTAGAGGTTTCGGAAAAATACAAAGGAGAGTATGACGGTTGGGAAACATTTGTAATAAACAAATAG
- a CDS encoding M20 metallopeptidase family protein, producing the protein MTAELLNKLENSFDDMVSIRRYLHMHPEVSFQETKTAKYIQDFYTELGIPFQANVGGNGVVARVKGALPGKTVALRADFDALPIQDEKDVPYKSTVAGVMHACGHDGHTATLLILARSINELKDQLSGEFVFIHQHAEEYAPGGAKPMIDAGCLEGVDVIFGTHLWSLTPLGTIEYKSGPIMAAADRFHITIQGRGGHGANPHQAKDAILVASQLVVNLQQLVSRRVNPTEAAVLSVGSFVAENAFNIIADSVKLAGTVRTFNAEVRDLMENELERVIKGTCLTADCTYSFNFDRGYPPVINHKSETEFLASIANEIPGVEKVQESELLMIGEDFGYYLENIPGTFFFTGAMPQGEVFPHHSPKFDFDERAMLIAAKTLGTAAINYQK; encoded by the coding sequence TTGACAGCAGAATTATTAAACAAATTAGAGAACTCTTTTGACGATATGGTTTCAATTCGCCGTTACTTACATATGCATCCTGAGGTATCCTTTCAAGAAACAAAAACAGCAAAATATATTCAAGACTTTTACACAGAATTAGGAATTCCTTTTCAAGCAAATGTAGGTGGGAATGGAGTTGTGGCAAGAGTTAAAGGTGCACTTCCTGGAAAAACAGTTGCACTACGCGCTGACTTTGATGCACTTCCAATACAAGATGAAAAGGATGTCCCATACAAATCAACAGTTGCCGGAGTAATGCATGCTTGCGGACATGATGGACATACTGCCACACTACTTATTCTCGCTCGATCAATCAATGAATTGAAAGACCAATTATCTGGTGAATTTGTTTTTATCCATCAACATGCGGAAGAATATGCGCCGGGTGGAGCTAAGCCGATGATTGATGCAGGCTGTTTAGAAGGTGTCGACGTTATTTTCGGTACGCATTTGTGGTCATTAACCCCCCTTGGCACAATTGAATATAAATCCGGACCTATTATGGCAGCTGCCGACCGTTTTCATATAACTATTCAAGGTAGGGGTGGTCATGGTGCCAATCCTCATCAAGCGAAGGATGCAATCTTAGTTGCTTCTCAGTTAGTTGTAAATTTGCAACAGCTAGTTTCTAGAAGAGTAAATCCAACAGAAGCTGCTGTTCTATCAGTTGGTTCTTTTGTAGCCGAAAATGCATTCAATATTATTGCAGATTCTGTTAAACTTGCTGGTACAGTGCGTACTTTTAATGCAGAAGTTCGTGATTTGATGGAAAATGAACTAGAACGTGTTATTAAGGGAACATGTCTGACAGCCGACTGTACATACTCATTTAACTTCGATAGAGGGTATCCGCCAGTTATTAACCATAAATCAGAAACAGAATTTCTAGCATCTATAGCAAATGAAATTCCCGGAGTTGAAAAGGTTCAAGAATCTGAGCTCCTCATGATTGGCGAAGATTTTGGCTATTATTTAGAGAACATTCCTGGAACATTTTTCTTCACGGGGGCTATGCCTCAAGGTGAAGTCTTCCCACATCATAGTCCAAAGTTTGACTTTGATGAACGTGCCATGCTAATCGCAGCTAAAACGTTAGGAACCGCTGCAATAAATTATCAAAAATAA
- a CDS encoding antibiotic biosynthesis monooxygenase family protein, with the protein MNFYITSGTPEFMDSIKKKHPNEDLFLLHGVGNSVLIHETSGKSVFQVPRKYEILESYGRFSEKGYFVLQHIPLSDEGRPIFEYQYTKLTETVEKEPGFIALRVLKPLKSDTYIILTEWSGPNSFEVWKKSNPLNFDHVADKQKIFTSAPYVSTYKSLPEEA; encoded by the coding sequence ATGAACTTTTATATAACATCTGGAACACCTGAATTTATGGATTCGATTAAAAAGAAGCATCCAAACGAAGATTTGTTTCTTTTGCATGGTGTAGGTAACTCTGTTCTGATTCATGAAACTTCTGGCAAGTCTGTTTTCCAAGTACCACGTAAATATGAAATTCTAGAGTCTTATGGTAGGTTTTCCGAAAAAGGGTATTTCGTTTTGCAACACATACCTCTTTCCGATGAAGGACGTCCTATATTTGAATATCAGTATACCAAATTAACTGAAACAGTTGAAAAAGAGCCTGGCTTTATCGCTCTCCGTGTACTAAAGCCCTTGAAGTCCGACACGTATATTATTTTAACAGAATGGTCTGGACCAAACAGTTTTGAAGTATGGAAAAAATCAAATCCATTAAATTTTGACCATGTAGCAGATAAGCAAAAGATTTTCACAAGTGCCCCTTATGTATCTACCTATAAATCATTGCCTGAAGAAGCTTGA
- the hemE gene encoding uroporphyrinogen decarboxylase, with the protein MSTFNDTILRAARGEAVDHTPVWYMRQAGRSQPEYRKIKEKYSLEQITHEPELCAYVTRLPVENYNVDAAILYKDIVTPLTGIGVDVKIKAGVGPVISNPIRTVQDVYNLGDLSPEDDVPFVLETIKLLTTEQLNVPLIGFAGAPFTLASYMIEGGPSKSYNKTKAFMVSESQAWFALMDKLADMIIVYIKAQVKAGAKMIQIFDSWVGALNVADYRIFIKPVMTRIFNELRETGVPLITFGVGASHLAMEWHDLSVDVVGIDWRLSIEEARAKGLTKTLMGNLDPSYLIGNWEEIEKRAKVIVEQGVANPGHIFNLGHGVFPEVDPDTLKRLTTLVHEYSKELIAAKSN; encoded by the coding sequence ATGTCAACTTTTAATGATACAATACTACGTGCAGCTCGTGGAGAAGCAGTAGATCACACACCAGTATGGTATATGAGGCAGGCAGGCCGTTCACAACCAGAGTATAGAAAAATTAAAGAAAAATACTCTTTAGAACAGATTACGCATGAGCCTGAGTTATGTGCCTATGTAACACGTCTTCCAGTAGAAAATTACAATGTGGATGCAGCTATACTATATAAAGATATCGTAACTCCTCTAACTGGAATTGGAGTAGATGTAAAAATAAAAGCGGGTGTTGGCCCTGTCATTTCGAATCCGATTCGAACTGTGCAAGATGTGTATAATCTTGGGGACCTATCACCAGAAGATGATGTACCTTTTGTTTTAGAAACGATTAAACTTCTAACAACGGAACAATTAAATGTTCCACTAATCGGATTTGCAGGTGCACCTTTTACATTGGCAAGTTACATGATTGAAGGTGGCCCTTCGAAAAGTTATAACAAAACGAAAGCATTTATGGTTTCTGAATCTCAAGCATGGTTTGCTCTAATGGACAAGCTAGCTGATATGATCATTGTTTATATCAAAGCACAAGTCAAAGCCGGAGCTAAAATGATACAAATTTTTGACTCTTGGGTTGGAGCTTTAAACGTAGCAGATTATCGTATTTTCATTAAACCAGTAATGACACGTATTTTCAATGAGCTTCGTGAGACAGGTGTTCCTTTAATAACGTTTGGTGTTGGAGCTAGTCACTTAGCAATGGAATGGCATGATTTGTCGGTGGATGTAGTCGGAATCGACTGGCGTTTATCTATTGAGGAAGCGCGTGCTAAAGGATTAACAAAAACGCTTATGGGGAACCTAGATCCTTCTTATCTGATTGGTAATTGGGAAGAAATCGAAAAACGTGCAAAAGTTATTGTAGAACAAGGAGTAGCAAATCCAGGACATATCTTTAATCTTGGACATGGTGTATTTCCAGAAGTAGATCCGGACACGCTGAAGCGCTTAACGACATTAGTACATGAATATAGTAAAGAATTGATTGCAGCAAAATCTAACTAA
- the hemH gene encoding ferrochelatase, translating to MKKTMGLLVMAYGTPYEEADIERYYTHIRHGRKPSEEQLADLTGRYKAIGGISPLAKITENQAKGLCERLNEIQDEIEFKLYIGLKHIEPYLEDAVAEMHKDGITEAVSMVLAPHFSTFSIKSYNGRIKEEAEKLGNLKITSVESWYDEPKFIQYWTEKVGEEFAAMSEEQREKACLIVSAHSLPEKIKELGDPYPDQLKETADLIAKAAGVKNYAVGWQSAGQTPEPWIGPDVQDLTRELHEEKGFTTFVYTPVGFVAEHLEVLYDNDYECKVVCDEIGATYVRPAMPNAQPLFIDAMADVVLKHLKA from the coding sequence ATGAAAAAAACAATGGGATTACTAGTAATGGCATATGGAACACCATATGAAGAAGCAGATATAGAACGCTACTATACACATATCCGTCATGGACGTAAACCAAGTGAAGAGCAATTGGCCGACTTAACAGGTCGCTACAAAGCAATCGGAGGAATTTCTCCACTTGCTAAAATTACAGAAAACCAAGCGAAAGGTCTTTGTGAACGTTTAAATGAAATTCAAGATGAAATTGAATTTAAATTATACATTGGATTAAAGCATATTGAACCTTACCTAGAAGATGCAGTGGCTGAAATGCACAAAGACGGTATTACAGAAGCAGTTTCCATGGTATTGGCTCCTCACTTCTCAACATTCTCGATTAAATCGTATAACGGTCGAATTAAAGAAGAGGCAGAAAAACTTGGCAACTTAAAAATTACATCCGTTGAAAGCTGGTATGACGAGCCTAAATTCATTCAATATTGGACCGAAAAAGTTGGCGAAGAATTTGCGGCGATGTCTGAAGAGCAACGTGAGAAAGCTTGCTTAATCGTTTCAGCGCATTCTTTACCAGAAAAAATTAAAGAGCTAGGCGATCCATACCCAGATCAATTAAAAGAAACTGCTGACTTAATCGCAAAAGCAGCTGGCGTGAAAAACTATGCTGTTGGCTGGCAAAGTGCGGGACAAACTCCAGAACCATGGATTGGTCCAGATGTACAAGACTTAACACGTGAATTACATGAAGAAAAAGGCTTCACAACATTCGTTTACACTCCAGTTGGATTTGTAGCAGAGCACTTAGAAGTGCTATACGATAATGACTACGAATGTAAAGTAGTTTGTGACGAAATCGGCGCAACCTATGTTCGTCCAGCTATGCCAAATGCACAACCTCTTTTCATCGATGCAATGGCAGACGTAGTATTAAAACACTTAAAAGCTTAA
- a CDS encoding nuclease-related domain-containing protein, producing MSDTLIKKGLITIISRNPPQFHIASNRLLIRLHTSHPKTNEICEQLNKIEAGFAGEQLVDRSILEVSFPKDLYIFTDLQLKIHDYIYIQLDTLIVTKKYLLIIEVKNMVGTITFQPHKGQVIRNLDGVRTPFECPITQINRHIHAIGQMQLPLPIFKAIVYSSNRVILENVPTGEPIFFRKNLPLYIQSLNTKEDRINTSQFEEVIKKIQLRRSTFQQKPLCERWNIHPETLIRGLLCKNCGKSLCKITNKTWKCTNCKAVDRNPIAHNIDDYFLLIKDSITTAECKDFFGLSSSHEAYYMLKKCNLQSINHGRKTVYRMKSGIF from the coding sequence TTGTCTGATACGCTAATAAAAAAGGGGCTGATAACAATTATTTCTCGAAATCCTCCGCAATTCCACATAGCATCAAATCGACTTCTCATTAGACTTCACACCTCACATCCAAAGACAAATGAAATATGCGAACAATTAAATAAAATAGAAGCAGGTTTTGCTGGAGAACAACTAGTAGACCGCAGTATTTTGGAAGTAAGTTTCCCAAAAGACCTGTACATTTTTACTGACCTTCAGTTGAAAATCCATGATTATATTTACATTCAGTTAGATACGCTTATTGTTACCAAAAAATACTTACTCATTATTGAAGTGAAAAATATGGTTGGAACGATTACTTTTCAACCACATAAAGGACAGGTTATACGGAACCTTGATGGAGTAAGAACACCCTTCGAATGCCCAATCACGCAAATCAATAGACATATACACGCTATTGGGCAAATGCAATTGCCTCTCCCTATATTTAAAGCAATTGTTTATTCTTCTAATCGTGTCATTTTAGAAAATGTACCCACAGGCGAGCCTATTTTCTTTCGTAAAAATCTCCCTCTTTATATTCAAAGTCTTAACACAAAAGAGGACCGCATAAACACTTCTCAATTTGAGGAAGTAATTAAGAAAATACAATTGAGGCGAAGTACGTTTCAACAAAAACCTCTTTGTGAAAGATGGAATATACATCCTGAAACTCTCATTAGAGGATTGCTATGCAAAAACTGTGGTAAATCCTTATGTAAAATAACTAATAAAACATGGAAATGCACCAATTGTAAAGCTGTTGATCGTAATCCTATTGCACATAATATAGATGATTATTTTTTATTAATCAAAGATTCTATCACCACTGCCGAATGCAAAGACTTTTTCGGTTTATCTTCTTCACATGAAGCATACTATATGTTGAAGAAGTGCAATTTACAGAGCATCAATCATGGAAGAAAAACAGTATATCGGATGAAAAGTGGGATTTTCTGA